In Limibacter armeniacum, a single window of DNA contains:
- a CDS encoding RagB/SusD family nutrient uptake outer membrane protein has protein sequence MTHKGIKGIFWAICLLVGWSCSDDFLDKRIQGSISNENFLQSEGDAIRATIAIYNELYEIYDSDWLIGDIASDLADKGSSSGDDGGGFIEVDNFPIGVNNGRPRQWWEGNYRGINRANQVINRVPDIEMDEATQSMLLGEAKFLRGLFYFNLATTFGGVPIYTELPDKDLPIRPRASLEEVYDVIIGDLREAETLLPPVGGEGYEQPRASRGAAQAMLAKTYLYMQNYDSAAFYAEEVINSGNYALIDDYKEVWRQESELGSESVFSVAQAANPGENTSGNWTLFQGVRGRFNKGFGFNSPSEVLQDDYESGDPRLDATVLYIAETVLDRKQEISPEDAAAGDFETIPPAEFGLFTFNQKAYVETKDRVQLNDFSPKNIRLIRYADVLLIAAEALNETGNSGDALVYLNQVRERARNSSPLSVDLGVALQNLNDSIRNALGTDESLNGVVVRRVYSGSNAETAGLNSFVMNYFDVGMGRQLYAESIDIIMSVNGQSVSDVEDVYNLIDSAMVGSTVTFTGTRYMQDANRNNTTTGVSASVTVNELLPDIEGLSGTELRDAIWQERVVEFAMEGHSFWDAVRMDNVEAGTLEQRIVNEHGKTNFNPQRDRLLPIPQTEIDRTGGVLEQNPNY, from the coding sequence AATTGTATGAAATCTACGATTCAGATTGGCTGATAGGAGACATCGCATCGGACTTGGCAGACAAGGGCAGTAGTTCTGGTGATGACGGAGGTGGTTTTATTGAAGTAGATAACTTTCCTATTGGCGTAAACAATGGCAGACCAAGACAATGGTGGGAAGGAAATTACAGAGGAATAAACCGAGCCAATCAGGTTATAAACCGTGTTCCGGATATAGAGATGGATGAAGCAACACAATCCATGTTGCTAGGAGAAGCAAAGTTTCTTAGGGGACTGTTTTACTTTAACCTTGCCACAACATTCGGAGGTGTTCCTATCTATACAGAGCTTCCAGATAAGGACTTGCCTATACGTCCAAGAGCTTCACTGGAAGAAGTCTATGATGTAATAATCGGTGATCTGCGAGAGGCTGAAACGTTACTTCCTCCAGTAGGAGGCGAAGGTTATGAGCAGCCAAGGGCGTCCAGAGGTGCAGCACAAGCTATGCTAGCCAAAACTTATTTGTATATGCAAAACTATGACAGTGCAGCCTTTTATGCAGAGGAAGTAATCAACTCTGGAAATTATGCCTTGATAGATGATTATAAGGAAGTTTGGCGACAGGAATCAGAATTGGGTAGTGAATCTGTATTTTCTGTGGCACAGGCAGCGAACCCCGGAGAAAATACTTCCGGAAACTGGACCCTGTTTCAAGGGGTAAGAGGACGTTTCAATAAAGGGTTTGGGTTTAATAGCCCTTCGGAAGTTTTACAGGATGACTATGAGTCAGGTGATCCCCGTTTGGATGCAACTGTATTGTATATAGCTGAGACTGTACTGGATCGTAAACAGGAGATATCACCAGAAGATGCCGCTGCTGGTGATTTTGAAACCATACCACCTGCGGAGTTTGGGCTTTTTACATTCAACCAAAAAGCATATGTAGAAACAAAAGATAGGGTGCAGCTAAATGATTTCAGCCCAAAAAATATCCGGTTGATTCGATATGCAGATGTGTTGCTGATAGCCGCTGAAGCATTGAATGAAACAGGAAACAGTGGCGATGCCCTTGTTTATTTGAATCAGGTAAGAGAACGGGCACGTAACTCATCTCCATTAAGTGTGGATTTAGGAGTTGCCTTACAAAACCTGAATGATTCCATACGAAATGCATTAGGTACAGATGAAAGCTTAAATGGTGTAGTGGTCAGAAGGGTTTACAGTGGCAGTAATGCAGAGACGGCAGGCTTGAACAGCTTTGTCATGAACTACTTTGATGTCGGTATGGGAAGACAATTGTATGCAGAGAGTATAGATATCATCATGTCGGTCAATGGGCAATCGGTAAGCGATGTGGAGGATGTTTATAACCTGATAGATAGTGCAATGGTTGGCTCGACAGTCACTTTCACTGGAACTCGCTATATGCAGGATGCTAACCGTAATAATACAACAACAGGGGTTAGTGCATCGGTGACAGTCAATGAACTGCTTCCGGATATTGAAGGACTTTCAGGGACGGAATTGCGTGATGCTATCTGGCAAGAGAGGGTAGTGGAATTTGCTATGGAAGGTCATAGTTTTTGGGATGCTGTCAGAATGGACAATGTAGAAGCAGGTACATTGGAGCAGCGGATTGTCAATGAGCATGGGAAAACAAACTTTAACCCGCAACGGGATAGGTTATTGCCAATTCCTCAAACAGAAATAGACCGGACAGGTGGAGTATTGGAACAGAATCCAAACTATTAG
- a CDS encoding TonB-dependent receptor, translating into MHQLSTIHFRTLIFNVCLFISIPTIGQTITGKVMELKSKNGLEGAFISVPAYGLMTVSETDGSFSLELEGKPVSEVIVSMLGYDKMSMVLSGNNPLEVYLKPLDTTLEEVEIVEDAGLYNIKTLQSVTISAEELSKIPTFLGEVDVVKNLKMQAGIGGTTEMDGGYYVRGSSYTHNTVLIDGMPLFNLSHLMGVSSMIQGDIIDEVSMYKSAYPVEYNGALASYLVVNTKAGNTERHKVKSGIGLLSSSMKLDGPIVKGKSSYSLALRKNYYDVVTSLYDEINKGKEDYSPIPLYTFWDGSLRLDTELKGGHHLSLTGFHSSDILIRDREDRQFVLKSGWKNHLASLNWSYRDDAGVNYQAVAGVSSFNYTSYLNYGTKETGNNGVLQWHFRYQADGWLGEKWHLMVGNSLSWLNFDIKNHVITTDGETIRYQRQQTAPSQLAAFADINYHVNSDLKVRLANRVDIFVNGKTRTEFSPGVDMTYKKKKWTYDMGISRSVQFHHMLSVLGFSLPADVMYPANEVIKPQSAWQASTGLKRELGKGISIKGATFYKWLYNLSELKDGANVSTETAEEVLLFGNGNAYGAEATLSKEDGKFTGELNYTYTRIRQQFEDINNGNSYSPYYDIPHRFNINVHYQFTEKLSVMSAWAYSSGALMTVPVSLVAYQGTHGSGFNGPVPIYDSRNNFRMPENHRLDFGLEYWWSGKYGKSTISFGVFNAYNRANPFYVYFDGKENENGSVDIVAKKKSLMPLMPSIGYSFELY; encoded by the coding sequence ATGCACCAACTTTCTACGATACATTTTAGGACATTGATTTTTAATGTCTGTCTCTTTATATCAATACCCACTATCGGGCAAACTATCACTGGTAAAGTGATGGAGTTGAAATCAAAGAATGGTTTGGAGGGAGCATTTATTTCTGTTCCTGCTTATGGTTTGATGACAGTTTCAGAGACTGATGGATCTTTCAGTTTAGAGCTGGAAGGTAAACCAGTAAGTGAAGTGATCGTATCTATGCTAGGCTATGATAAAATGAGCATGGTATTGTCAGGAAATAATCCATTGGAGGTTTATTTAAAACCACTGGATACTACTTTGGAAGAAGTGGAAATAGTGGAAGATGCAGGACTGTATAATATCAAAACACTTCAGTCTGTTACGATTTCTGCTGAGGAGTTATCTAAAATTCCCACTTTCCTAGGGGAAGTAGATGTAGTGAAAAACCTGAAGATGCAGGCAGGGATCGGAGGTACTACAGAGATGGATGGAGGATATTACGTAAGGGGTAGTAGTTATACTCATAACACAGTATTAATTGACGGAATGCCGCTTTTCAATTTAAGCCACCTGATGGGGGTTTCGAGTATGATTCAGGGAGATATTATCGATGAAGTGAGCATGTATAAAAGTGCTTATCCGGTAGAATACAATGGAGCATTGGCTTCGTATCTGGTAGTCAATACAAAAGCTGGCAATACAGAGAGACATAAAGTAAAGTCAGGTATTGGGTTACTATCCTCTTCAATGAAATTGGATGGGCCAATTGTCAAAGGGAAGTCTTCTTATTCCTTGGCTCTAAGGAAGAACTATTATGATGTGGTTACAAGCCTTTATGATGAAATAAATAAAGGTAAAGAGGATTACTCTCCCATTCCATTATATACTTTTTGGGATGGCAGTTTGAGATTGGATACAGAACTGAAAGGTGGACATCACTTGTCTTTGACGGGGTTTCATTCTTCCGATATCCTTATTCGTGATAGAGAAGATCGCCAGTTTGTTTTAAAATCAGGATGGAAAAACCATTTGGCATCATTGAATTGGTCCTATCGTGATGATGCAGGGGTCAACTATCAGGCTGTAGCAGGGGTGTCATCCTTCAATTATACCTCCTACCTGAATTATGGAACAAAAGAGACTGGGAACAATGGCGTGTTGCAATGGCATTTCCGTTATCAGGCAGACGGATGGTTAGGAGAGAAGTGGCATCTGATGGTAGGAAATTCACTCTCATGGCTGAATTTTGATATAAAGAACCATGTCATTACTACAGATGGAGAGACTATAAGGTACCAACGTCAACAGACTGCACCCAGCCAATTGGCAGCATTTGCTGATATCAACTACCATGTAAATAGTGACCTTAAAGTTAGGTTGGCTAATAGGGTTGATATCTTTGTCAATGGCAAAACAAGAACTGAGTTTTCACCGGGTGTCGATATGACTTACAAGAAGAAGAAGTGGACATATGACATGGGAATATCAAGGTCAGTACAATTTCACCACATGTTGTCTGTTTTGGGATTTTCATTGCCAGCAGATGTGATGTATCCTGCCAATGAAGTAATAAAGCCACAGTCTGCTTGGCAAGCATCGACAGGCTTGAAAAGGGAGCTAGGCAAAGGTATATCCATAAAAGGAGCTACATTTTACAAATGGCTGTATAACCTTTCAGAACTAAAGGATGGAGCCAATGTGTCAACAGAAACAGCAGAAGAGGTATTGCTTTTTGGAAATGGAAATGCCTACGGAGCTGAAGCAACACTAAGTAAAGAGGACGGGAAGTTTACAGGTGAACTAAACTATACCTATACCCGAATTAGGCAGCAGTTTGAAGATATCAATAATGGTAATTCCTATTCTCCTTATTATGACATCCCTCACCGATTTAATATCAACGTTCACTATCAGTTCACCGAGAAGCTGAGTGTCATGTCAGCATGGGCTTACAGTTCTGGAGCATTAATGACTGTTCCAGTTTCCTTGGTAGCGTATCAGGGAACTCATGGGTCAGGTTTTAATGGACCCGTGCCTATCTATGATAGCCGTAACAATTTCAGAATGCCTGAGAACCACCGACTTGATTTCGGTCTTGAGTATTGGTGGTCAGGTAAATATGGTAAATCAACAATATCATTCGGTGTTTTTAATGCTTATAACAGGGCAAATCCATTTTATGTGTATTTTGATGGGAAAGAGAATGAAAACGGATCAGTTGATATAGTAGCTAAAAAGAAATCATTGATGCCACTGATGCCTTCTATCGGTTATTCATTTGAGTTGTATTGA
- a CDS encoding DUF4249 family protein, translating to MPDEIINVDIPQGKKEIMVEAYIESDKPIKMLVTENNLLSEALYPVLISNAQVKVYSDTASVLLENTRDEYVEGKAYFNYQYGEAIGFKEGEVIHLDMITPDGQQITASAPVMSKSVIGEIEVAERLFSVKTKADSVPENRYFALEGTLYAEPENHYFREIFDFSVQENEIVTLTIGHDVKIDSARVSLMHISKELYDFQRSARQAYSANIDNFTQPASVKGNVNGSLGIFTHYTKYDSMYRVSSLDTP from the coding sequence ATGCCTGATGAAATCATCAATGTTGATATTCCTCAAGGTAAGAAGGAGATAATGGTTGAAGCTTATATTGAATCAGATAAGCCTATCAAGATGTTGGTGACAGAGAATAACCTATTGAGTGAGGCACTTTACCCTGTGCTAATTAGCAATGCACAGGTAAAAGTTTATTCAGATACAGCATCAGTGTTGCTTGAAAATACAAGAGATGAGTATGTGGAAGGGAAAGCTTATTTTAATTACCAATATGGCGAAGCAATTGGCTTCAAGGAAGGAGAAGTAATCCATTTGGATATGATCACTCCAGATGGACAGCAAATTACAGCATCAGCTCCTGTCATGTCTAAGTCTGTTATCGGAGAAATAGAGGTGGCTGAAAGATTATTTTCAGTAAAAACAAAAGCTGATAGTGTACCTGAAAATCGATATTTTGCTCTAGAAGGAACGCTGTATGCAGAACCTGAAAACCATTACTTCAGAGAAATATTTGATTTTTCGGTTCAAGAAAATGAAATCGTGACATTAACAATAGGTCATGATGTAAAGATAGATTCAGCAAGAGTTTCATTGATGCATATTTCTAAGGAGCTGTATGACTTTCAGCGTTCAGCTAGGCAGGCATATTCAGCTAATATTGATAATTTTACACAGCCAGCAAGTGTTAAAGGTAATGTAAATGGTAGCTTAGGCATATTTACACATTATACAAAGTATGATTCCATGTATCGAGTAAGTTCATTGGACACGCCTTAA
- a CDS encoding cation diffusion facilitator family transporter → MNILKQHTRLLRIAVIVSGLLMTIKFTAYFMTASNSILSDAFESIVNVVASAFALYSIMYAAKPKDEDHPYGHGKIESVAASLEGMLVLMAGLGIIFKAAHDYFFGYEIGKLDTGIVLMVVTAVVNFVLGRILIKTGREHHSVLLVADGKHLVADTYSTSGIVVGLIIMYYTGFSWLDSLIAFGVGCVVAYSGFRVVKEALSGIMDEADYKLLRKVVKILEKNRKQNWIDTHNLRIIKYGRMLHLDLHMTMPYFLTVEQSHDEVKAVEELVDAQFHDEVEVFIHVDPCIPIETCGLCMKDACPFRDHRFEKKVIWDLHNVLKDERHTV, encoded by the coding sequence ATGAACATTTTAAAACAGCATACTCGTCTACTAAGGATAGCAGTAATAGTAAGTGGACTTCTGATGACCATCAAGTTTACAGCTTACTTTATGACTGCATCCAACTCAATTCTTTCTGATGCATTTGAATCTATAGTCAATGTTGTGGCAAGTGCTTTTGCTTTGTACAGTATTATGTATGCAGCAAAACCTAAAGATGAGGATCATCCTTATGGACATGGCAAAATTGAGTCCGTAGCTGCTTCACTGGAGGGGATGTTGGTACTGATGGCAGGGTTAGGCATCATTTTTAAAGCAGCCCATGATTACTTTTTTGGATATGAGATAGGGAAGTTGGATACAGGTATTGTTTTAATGGTGGTGACTGCTGTAGTGAACTTTGTATTAGGAAGAATATTGATAAAAACTGGACGAGAGCATCATTCAGTTTTACTGGTGGCGGATGGTAAGCATTTGGTGGCAGATACATACTCTACTAGTGGAATAGTAGTGGGGTTGATAATCATGTACTATACAGGGTTTTCATGGTTGGACTCCCTGATTGCTTTTGGAGTAGGTTGTGTGGTTGCGTACTCAGGTTTCAGGGTCGTAAAAGAAGCTCTTTCAGGTATTATGGATGAAGCGGACTATAAGCTTCTTAGAAAAGTAGTCAAGATTCTGGAAAAGAACAGGAAACAAAATTGGATTGACACTCATAACTTGCGGATCATCAAGTATGGTCGGATGCTACATTTAGACCTGCATATGACAATGCCCTATTTTTTGACTGTAGAGCAGAGCCATGATGAGGTAAAAGCAGTAGAAGAGTTAGTGGATGCTCAGTTTCATGACGAGGTAGAGGTTTTTATACATGTAGATCCTTGTATACCTATAGAAACCTGTGGTTTGTGTATGAAGGATGCGTGTCCTTTTAGGGACCATCGTTTTGAAAAGAAGGTCATATGGGATTTGCACAATGTACTTAAAGATGAAAGGCATACGGTTTAA
- a CDS encoding carboxypeptidase-like regulatory domain-containing protein, which translates to MTINKQSFVICNWQTILFIYIITLFIGLPLQAQQSITERKISVSIQEETVDQVLAKLGKEGDFDFTYNTQLFPKNKRYTVMAKDEAIDSILNRTFGPDGIAYKPIGSQIIFYRKKVELPERKERKVQHQISGVVSDAETDTPVQGVLVSIGGLGLQTTTDTDGTFSFQIDNPNINLTLSFREEIYNTKQVKVKVKDDQSLNIKLTPAPLPEAPITVKPDIPKALELTTPLATAPLDQLKMVQLFVPENAIANVDKAAESLIHSFGQVSLVPMVGSSFYQNSRSINTLSLNIFAGYAAGLEGFEVGTVLNFERYNVKGGQIAGAANIVGGSVSGGQIAGAFNLSRYTVGGLQIAGALNIANQQMSGLQLAGITNIVTGRLKGVQLAGINNILTEGGCGFQLAGITNTTAKKQFTGAQVTTWKNVAKGAFDGLQLSLVANKTHVSSFGWQTSLIRNAAKGDFNGIQTNLIINKAYQNYDGMQLSLIANDVDKEMQGLQIGLVNVADTLSGVQAGLVNVSTHVKNGAPIGLLSFVKNGYQVIDINVKERTNITLNYKTGLRKFYNIISIGGQVADSLTVMAGYGIGTAPKIWKWIGLNFDGTLHYVQEGDDWFKYMNFLGSLTSNLTIDIIPTITIFGGGSINGQISKMLEEGQNLTSSQPHHPFYQKVDNDQRLVSCWWGFQGGIRFTLNGKKKA; encoded by the coding sequence ATGACTATTAACAAACAATCTTTTGTCATTTGTAACTGGCAAACAATACTATTTATATACATCATTACACTGTTCATTGGTCTGCCTTTACAAGCTCAGCAGTCAATTACAGAAAGAAAAATCAGCGTTTCAATCCAAGAAGAAACCGTTGACCAAGTATTAGCTAAGCTAGGGAAAGAAGGGGATTTTGATTTCACCTACAATACGCAGCTTTTCCCTAAAAACAAACGCTATACTGTAATGGCAAAGGATGAAGCTATTGACAGCATCCTGAACCGCACTTTTGGTCCTGATGGCATTGCCTATAAACCAATTGGATCTCAAATAATTTTTTACAGAAAAAAGGTAGAGCTACCAGAAAGAAAAGAGCGAAAAGTACAGCATCAAATTTCTGGAGTTGTCAGTGATGCTGAAACGGATACACCTGTTCAAGGAGTACTAGTTTCTATTGGAGGTTTAGGTTTACAAACCACTACAGATACTGATGGGACTTTTTCATTTCAAATTGACAACCCCAACATCAATTTGACACTCTCCTTTAGAGAGGAGATTTACAACACCAAACAAGTAAAAGTCAAAGTAAAAGATGATCAAAGCCTCAATATCAAGCTTACCCCTGCTCCCTTACCTGAGGCACCAATCACAGTCAAGCCTGATATACCAAAGGCCTTGGAGCTTACTACACCTCTGGCTACAGCTCCATTGGATCAATTAAAGATGGTACAGCTCTTTGTACCTGAAAATGCCATTGCAAATGTTGACAAAGCTGCTGAAAGCCTGATTCATAGTTTTGGTCAAGTAAGCCTTGTACCTATGGTTGGTAGTAGCTTTTACCAAAACAGCCGAAGTATCAACACCCTTTCACTCAATATTTTTGCAGGGTATGCAGCTGGACTGGAAGGCTTTGAGGTAGGCACGGTACTTAATTTTGAACGCTATAATGTAAAAGGTGGACAAATTGCTGGAGCTGCCAATATTGTGGGAGGCAGCGTTTCCGGTGGACAGATTGCTGGAGCTTTCAACCTAAGCCGCTATACTGTAGGTGGATTACAAATTGCTGGAGCTCTTAATATTGCGAACCAACAGATGAGTGGATTACAGTTGGCGGGGATTACAAATATTGTCACAGGAAGGCTGAAAGGTGTACAACTGGCTGGTATCAATAATATCCTGACCGAAGGAGGTTGCGGATTTCAATTGGCAGGCATCACTAATACCACTGCCAAAAAACAATTCACCGGAGCTCAAGTCACTACTTGGAAGAATGTAGCAAAAGGGGCTTTTGATGGGCTACAATTGTCATTGGTAGCCAATAAAACGCATGTATCCTCATTTGGATGGCAAACAAGTTTAATCAGAAATGCTGCGAAAGGGGACTTCAATGGTATTCAGACAAACCTTATTATCAATAAAGCCTATCAAAATTATGACGGCATGCAGTTATCTCTCATTGCCAATGATGTAGATAAAGAAATGCAAGGTCTACAAATTGGATTGGTCAATGTTGCTGATACACTTTCAGGTGTGCAAGCAGGATTGGTCAATGTCTCTACACATGTGAAGAATGGTGCTCCAATAGGATTACTTAGCTTTGTTAAGAATGGCTATCAGGTGATAGATATAAATGTAAAAGAGAGAACCAATATTACGCTGAATTACAAAACAGGTCTTCGAAAGTTCTATAACATCATTTCAATCGGTGGACAGGTAGCTGACTCACTGACTGTCATGGCTGGGTACGGTATCGGTACAGCTCCTAAAATATGGAAATGGATTGGACTTAATTTTGACGGCACACTCCATTATGTACAGGAAGGTGATGACTGGTTTAAGTATATGAACTTTCTAGGTTCTCTAACTTCCAACCTAACTATCGACATTATACCCACAATAACCATTTTTGGAGGAGGTTCCATCAATGGACAGATCAGTAAAATGCTTGAAGAAGGGCAAAACCTCACATCATCACAACCCCACCATCCTTTTTACCAAAAGGTAGATAATGACCAAAGGTTGGTTAGTTGCTGGTGGGGATTTCAGGGAGGAATCAGGTTTACTCTGAATGGAAAGAAAAAAGCGTAA
- a CDS encoding FecR domain-containing protein: MNTQDIDIFISRYLTGEASEEEKVQLEKWRKDDPENEKYFHEFETVWQLASLEYRLGKQVVSNTDKAWEKIRPKEVSKTKSVSWTQHLWWVAATIVIGLSAALLIFTQDTTIEMMKVSAKKVEEITLPDGTHVTLNKGSLLEYPQEFSGADRLVRLEGQAFFDVKRDPASPFIVDMTETQVKVLGTSFNIHSNPENREVEVYVTSGKVALIAKEKTNAKQKQIELEKGDIGVFLADKKKFIKETPKTANKMAWKTKTFQFDATPLPFVLEDLSLAYDVSFVIENTDLDNCTLTMSVQTPGTLKEMITAIELAMGITIEKKGIVYFVNGSCEE, translated from the coding sequence ATGAATACACAAGATATCGATATTTTCATCAGCCGTTACCTGACAGGTGAAGCCTCTGAGGAAGAAAAGGTCCAGCTTGAAAAGTGGCGAAAAGATGATCCTGAAAATGAAAAGTATTTCCATGAGTTTGAAACTGTGTGGCAACTTGCCTCATTGGAATACCGATTGGGTAAGCAGGTAGTCAGTAATACTGATAAAGCATGGGAAAAGATCAGACCTAAAGAAGTTTCAAAGACTAAATCTGTCTCTTGGACACAACATTTGTGGTGGGTTGCTGCCACAATTGTAATAGGCTTGAGTGCCGCATTATTGATCTTCACTCAGGATACAACCATCGAAATGATGAAAGTCTCAGCCAAGAAGGTAGAGGAAATTACCTTACCTGATGGCACACATGTAACACTTAACAAAGGGAGTTTACTGGAATATCCACAGGAGTTTTCAGGAGCAGATCGTCTAGTCAGGCTGGAGGGGCAAGCCTTCTTTGATGTAAAAAGAGATCCTGCATCCCCTTTTATTGTGGACATGACGGAAACACAGGTCAAAGTGTTGGGTACTTCATTCAATATTCATTCAAACCCTGAAAACAGGGAAGTGGAAGTCTATGTAACAAGTGGCAAGGTTGCATTGATTGCAAAAGAAAAAACCAATGCGAAGCAAAAACAAATCGAACTTGAAAAAGGAGACATTGGTGTTTTTCTAGCTGACAAGAAAAAGTTTATCAAGGAAACTCCTAAAACAGCCAATAAAATGGCATGGAAAACCAAAACTTTCCAGTTCGATGCTACGCCACTTCCTTTTGTATTGGAAGACCTCTCGTTGGCTTATGATGTCAGCTTTGTAATTGAGAACACTGATCTAGATAATTGTACCTTAACCATGTCGGTTCAGACTCCAGGCACGCTGAAAGAAATGATTACCGCTATTGAGTTGGCAATGGGCATTACTATTGAAAAGAAAGGAATTGTGTACTTTGTCAACGGATCATGTGAAGAATGA
- a CDS encoding RNA polymerase sigma-70 factor — translation MINQTDISLLDRFRNGDVKVYELLFKEYYEPLCKYAVRYLGNMEAAEETVQDLFCTLWEKREELTISSNLKGYLFGAVRNNCLRQLKHLEVRNRHQQEVLKHADTLSDMDPMVELELSQKIEQCIESLPVQRQKIFRMSRQEGKKYKEIAEELGLSIKTVEVQMSKALKVLREELVEYLPIVLLGMEVLLELFWRR, via the coding sequence ATGATCAACCAAACTGATATATCGCTACTCGACCGATTCCGTAATGGGGACGTAAAAGTCTATGAATTACTTTTCAAGGAGTATTATGAACCCTTGTGCAAGTATGCTGTACGCTACCTTGGTAATATGGAAGCGGCGGAAGAAACTGTACAGGATTTGTTCTGTACACTTTGGGAAAAAAGGGAAGAACTGACCATTAGCAGCAATCTCAAAGGGTACTTATTTGGCGCTGTACGCAACAACTGTCTCCGGCAGTTGAAACACCTAGAGGTTCGCAACAGGCACCAACAAGAAGTACTAAAACATGCTGATACCTTAAGTGACATGGATCCAATGGTAGAGCTGGAACTAAGTCAAAAGATTGAGCAATGCATAGAATCATTACCTGTACAGCGACAAAAAATCTTCAGGATGAGTCGACAGGAAGGAAAGAAATACAAAGAGATAGCCGAAGAGCTTGGTTTATCAATCAAAACGGTTGAAGTACAGATGAGCAAAGCACTAAAGGTATTAAGGGAAGAGCTGGTTGAATACCTTCCTATTGTGCTGCTCGGAATGGAAGTACTTCTTGAATTATTTTGGAGAAGATAA
- a CDS encoding LA_2272 family surface repeat-containing protein, which produces MKRFLISLSLLFIFTLGAAWAQQDSTKNYRVAQATILPPLSTDNLLDLDPLTTTHSYSFNMFFGKTGGLKGMELGGVGNVILGKTEGVQFAGVFNYTGNELKGAQLAGGVNILNAEGKGAQIGGVNVAREELNGIQIGVVNHGTTVKGVQFGLINIADSIKGAPIGLLSFIKSGYNAFEVGSTEVFSGEVTYRLGADGFYNLFSLGFKSEDGYDRYGVGYGFGTQFRMGKKNKIFLEGMAYQINEDEVWTDDLNLLSRLNLGVDIRVFPWMSIAQPLLECICFSSIC; this is translated from the coding sequence ATGAAAAGATTCTTAATATCACTGTCATTACTTTTTATTTTCACATTGGGAGCCGCTTGGGCTCAGCAGGATTCAACTAAAAATTATCGTGTAGCACAGGCAACTATTTTGCCACCTTTGTCTACTGATAATTTGCTCGATTTGGATCCCTTGACGACAACACATTCGTATTCTTTCAATATGTTTTTTGGAAAAACGGGAGGTTTGAAAGGAATGGAATTAGGGGGCGTGGGAAATGTGATTTTAGGAAAAACAGAAGGTGTTCAATTTGCAGGGGTATTTAACTATACAGGAAATGAATTGAAAGGGGCGCAGTTAGCAGGAGGTGTTAACATTCTAAATGCAGAGGGGAAAGGCGCCCAGATAGGAGGTGTCAATGTAGCCAGAGAGGAGCTAAATGGTATTCAAATAGGGGTGGTTAACCATGGGACAACAGTTAAAGGAGTTCAGTTTGGGTTGATTAATATTGCGGATTCCATTAAAGGTGCTCCAATAGGGCTACTTAGTTTTATAAAAAGTGGGTATAATGCTTTTGAAGTTGGTAGTACGGAAGTTTTTTCAGGAGAAGTAACTTACCGATTGGGCGCTGATGGGTTTTATAATTTATTCTCTTTAGGGTTTAAGAGTGAGGATGGTTATGACCGCTATGGTGTGGGGTATGGATTTGGAACGCAATTTCGAATGGGTAAAAAGAATAAAATTTTTCTGGAAGGAATGGCTTACCAAATCAATGAAGATGAAGTTTGGACAGATGATCTGAACTTACTTTCAAGGCTTAATCTAGGTGTTGATATTCGAGTTTTCCCTTGGATGTCTATAGCTCAGCCCCTCCTTGAATGTATTTGTTTCTCATCTATATGCTGA